AACTTTGATTACGTGACGACCACCCTGCTTTACTCCAGAATGCAAAAGCATGAAGACATTAAAAAGCTTGGTGAAGATATGGCACAAGGTGGCGCTGCCAAGTTCCTGTACCGCGATTTCCGCACCGGCTGGAAAGAGGGTATCGAAACCTCCAAAGACTGGAACATCTACCGCCAACAATATTGCGGCTGCCTCTATTCAGAAGGAGATCGTTACGCTAAAGAGTTTAAAGACACCTGCGGGTTAAAAAAATAAAAACAAGGGCAGTCCTGAATTTTCGGACTGCCCTTGCTCTATCTGCAACATATCTATCAACAAGATAACAATACTGTTATCTGTCCAGTAATAACACTGCCCTTTGTTACGTACGTATCGAAACAATTAGGCTATCTGCTTTAGAAAACAAACACGCGACCAGAGGCATGCATCTGCACTGCCTGTTATTCTTCATCAATTTGCGGAACCATTTTCATAAGATGTTCACGAACGTCAAACACAAACTGGTTTAGCAAATTCGAACGATATTTCTGCTTATTCATCACAGCATACAAACTGCGTTTAAACCGTACCCCTTCAAGCTGAACAGGGAATAATTCTCCCTTCGCAAGCTCCCTTTGGAAACAAAACGGAGACATGCAGCTTAATGTTCCCGGATTTTTCAATACAGATTTAATAGCCTCAATGTGTTCAAGTTCCATAAAGATATTAATATCTTTCTTCGCCGGTCCTAAATGCTTCCACATGGTTTTACGAGTACCGGAACCTTGCTCACGCAAAATCCAGTCTAAATCCAGCAGTTCAGATAAATGATACTCCTGCGACCCTGCAAGATACTTATCTGCTGTAACCACAACAAGCTCTTCTTTATAGACCTCTTCAAACTTGGTGGAGCGGGATTCGTAATCGCCTTCAATAAAACCTAGGTTTATTTCGCCGCTTTCAACGTGCTCAACAACATGCGTTGAGTTAAAGTTAATAACTTCAATCTGACTCTGCGGATATTTTGTTTTAAAAGAGTACAATACCTGCGGCAAAATATAGTCTGCAAACGTAGAACTTGCACCAACGCGAAGCACGCCAGCCATTCTGTCACGCTTAAATAATGTTTCCACATCGCGAATCTGTTCAAACGCAGGTTCCAGACATTCCATTAGAATTTTGCCATTCTCGTTAGGCACAAGCCTGTTGCTTATTCGATCAAAAACCCGCTCGCCAACTGTTTGTTCCAGTGATTTTATCGCCATTGAGACAGCTGAGTGTGTCAAAAAATGTTCCTGCGCAACGGTTCCAATATGAGGATTCCGCATAAGCGCGAGGAATAATTCTATTTGCCTTATGGTAATATTCATAAATTCCTCTTTCAAAAAAATTGAACGAATCTTTCAATATTATAAACTTGAAATTAAATCTACACAGAGTATCTTCTTTATCAGCGCTAGTTCACTATCTTATCAAGTACTGCCATATTTATAAGATATCTGAATAAATACGACC
Above is a window of Halodesulfovibrio sp. DNA encoding:
- a CDS encoding LysR family transcriptional regulator; amino-acid sequence: MNITIRQIELFLALMRNPHIGTVAQEHFLTHSAVSMAIKSLEQTVGERVFDRISNRLVPNENGKILMECLEPAFEQIRDVETLFKRDRMAGVLRVGASSTFADYILPQVLYSFKTKYPQSQIEVINFNSTHVVEHVESGEINLGFIEGDYESRSTKFEEVYKEELVVVTADKYLAGSQEYHLSELLDLDWILREQGSGTRKTMWKHLGPAKKDINIFMELEHIEAIKSVLKNPGTLSCMSPFCFQRELAKGELFPVQLEGVRFKRSLYAVMNKQKYRSNLLNQFVFDVREHLMKMVPQIDEE